One Oryza brachyantha chromosome 3, ObraRS2, whole genome shotgun sequence DNA segment encodes these proteins:
- the LOC102720509 gene encoding erlin-2-B codes for MSDGSVDSPSVHRAAPPISPSPSLSQHQTPRGRQPPPPGADPVAFGVVAFVAICFLLISFSAPSSILHQVPEGHVGVYWRGGALLETITPPGFHLKLPWITQFEPIQVTLQTDQVRDIPCGTKGGVMISFDKIEVVNRLRKEFVHETLLNYGVHYDKTWIYDKIHHEINQFCSAHSLQQVYIDMFDQIDETMKEAIQRDCTRYAPGIEIISVRVTKPNIPGTIRRNFELMEEERTKALIAIEKQKVAEKEAETQKKIALSEAEKNAQVSKILMEQKLMEKDSSKRQQQIDNEMFLAREKALTDANYYRITREAEANRLKLTPEYLELRFIESIANNSKIFFGEKIPNMIMDQRMLRNYLDTTSTQDHLEI; via the exons ATGTCAGACGGCAGCGTCGACTCGCCGTCGgtccaccgcgccgcgccgccgatcTCGCCGTCCCCGTCGCTGTCGCAGCACCAGACGCCGCGGGGCCGCCAGCCGCCCCCGCCCGGCGCTGACCCCGTCGCATTcggcgtcgtcgccttcgtcgCCATCTGCTTCTTGCTG ATTTCATTTTCGGCACCATCAAGCATTCTACATCAAGTTCCTGAAGGACATGTTGGGGTATACTGGAGAGGAGGTGCTCTTTTGGAAACAATCACTCCACCAG GTTTTCATCTGAAGCTGCCTTGGATAACCCAATTTGAGCCAATACAGGTTACACTTCAAACAGACCAG GTCAGAGATATTCCTTGTGGAACAAAAGGTGGTGTCATGATCAGCTTTGATAAGATTGAG GTTGTTAACCGCCTCCGCAAAGAGTTTGTGCACGAAACCCTACTCAATTATGGTGTGCATTATGACAAGACATGGATCTATGACAAAATCCATCATGAGATAAACCAGTTCTGTAGTGCCCACAGTTTGCAGCAAGTTTACATTGACATGTTTGATCAG ATTGATGAAACAATGAAAGAAGCTATTCAAAGAGACTGTACACGCTATGCTCCTGGAATTGAGATCATCAGTGTTCGTGTTACAAAGCCGAACATACCTGGTACTATTAGGAGAAATTTTGAACTTATGGAGGAGGAGCGTACAAAG GCGTTGATTGCCATTGAGAAGCAAAAGGTTGCAGAGAAGGAAGCTGAAACACAGAAGAAGATCGCACTATCTGAAGCAGAGAAGAATGCACAGGTGAGCAAGATCCTCATGGAGCAGAAGCTCATGGAAAAGGACAGCTCCAAAAGGCAGCAACAGATTGATAATGAGATGTTCCTTGCCCGAGAGAAAGCTCTTACAGATGCAAACTATTATAG GATCACGAGGGAAGCAGAGGCCAACAGGCTGAAACTTACACCTGAGTATCTTGAGCTGAGGTTCATTGAATCGATTGCCAATAACTCAAAGATATTCTTTGGTGAAAAG ATTCCAAACATGATCATGGATCAAAGGATGCTTAGGAATTACCTTGACACTACATCAACCCAGGACCATTTAGAAATATAG
- the LOC102699760 gene encoding PLASMODESMATA CALLOSE-BINDING PROTEIN 3: MESAAAAAVLVAAVLLLSSTLAASDFCVCRSDQPTAVLQKAIDYSCGQGADCTSILSSGGCYNPNTVAAHCSWAANSYFQKFRASGATCDFDGAATLSSSDPSFSGCTFPSSASAAGTTGTTTTTGTFSPGVGTGTVTGTNGTTGMGSTLSPPGTGNFDGAAAGLLPRADLAIFLAVLFSFLALP, translated from the exons ATGgaatcggcggcggcggcggcggttctggtggcggcggtgctcctcctctcctccacgCTCGCAGCTTCAG ATTTCTGCGTGTGCCGGTCGGACCAGCCGACGGCGGTGCTGCAGAAGGCGATCGACTACTCGTGCGGGCAGGGCGCGGACTGCACGTCCATCCTCTCCAGCGGCGGCTGCTACAACCCCAacaccgtcgccgcccactGCTCCTGGGCCGCCAACAGCTACTTCCAGAAGTTCAGGGCCTCCGGCGCCACCTGCGACTtcgacggcgccgccaccctctcctcctccgacccca GTTTTTCAGGATGCACTTTCCCTTCCAGTGCCAG TGCTGCTGGGACAACTGGCactacgacgacgaccggcacCTTCAGCCCTGGAGTCGGCACCGGCACCGTCACCGGCACCAATGGCACCACCGGGATGGGGAGTACCCTAAGCCCGCCGGGCACCGGCAACttcgacggcgcggcggccggcttgCTCCCGAGGGCTGACCTGGCAATCTTCCTCGCCGTCCTCTTCTCGTTCTTGGCATTGCCATGA
- the LOC102722549 gene encoding protein FAR1-RELATED SEQUENCE 5-like, with translation MDDFAIDEIDILDGDESENLLVHEVFNLPVDEAEKCNGSETSNDVGFEPHEGMEFSSKEAAYDFYNAYGYVLGFSIGVNSGYKNAQGTITSMRLVCSKQGFNKQHKCQLEEPFEVAERPNSGTPEKSVPERRTGCKASFHVRLHEGGNWKVTGFHKDHNHEFVGSTPSKKRHLRSHKTITAKEKADIKLLSEQNVCATQIREYLAAKADGKANLHYGKKDVNNQISKENRSLVGVDVNAMVDYFILRQQGDPEFFFAIEPDEDNFAKNIFWVDGRSRRAYKDLGDVTTFDTTYNTNQYSMPMAPFLGVSPH, from the coding sequence ATGGATGATTTTGCAATTGATGAAATAGACATTTTGGATGGAGATGAATCTGAAAATTTGTTGGTACATGAAGTATTCAATTTGCCGGTAGATGAAGCAGAGAAGTGTAATGGAAGTGAGACCTCAAATGATGTTGGTTTTGAGCCTCACGAAGGGATGGAGTTCTCTAGTAAAGAAGCTgcatatgacttctacaatgCGTATGGATATGTGCTTGGGTTCAGTATTGGTGTGAATAGTGGTTACAAGAATGCACAAGGTACCATCACTTCAATGAGATTGGTTTGTAGTAAACAAGGGTTTAACAAGCAACACAAATGTCAATTGGAAGAGCCATTTGAGGTGGCTGAGAGACCAAACTCAGGAACACCTGAAAAGTCAGTACCAGAAAGAAGAACTGGTTGTAAGGCTTCATTTCATGTTAGACTACATGAAGGTGGAAATTGGAAGGTAACAGGCTTCCACAAAGACCATAATCATGAGTTTGTTGGTAGTACTCCATCAAAAAAACGACATCTTCGTTCTCACAAGACAATTACAGCTAAGGAAAAGGCAGATATCAAGTTGTTAAGTGAGCAAAATGTATGTGCTACTCAAATAAGAGAGTATCTTGCAGCAAAGGCCGACGGTAAAGCAAACCTTCATTATGGTAAGAAAGATGTTAACAATCAGATTTCAAAGGAGAATAGAAGCTTAGTCGGGGTGGATGTCAATGCAATGGTAGATTACTTTATACTAAGGCAACAAGGTGATCCTGAGTTTTTCTTTGCTATAGAACCCGATGAAGACaattttgctaaaaatattttttgggttGATGGACGATCAAGAAGGGCATATAAAGACTTAGGGGATGTCACAACATTTGATACAACATATAACACCAACCAGTATAGCATGCCTATGGCACCTTTCCTTGGTGTCAGTCCTCATTGA